The proteins below come from a single Nyctibius grandis isolate bNycGra1 unplaced genomic scaffold, bNycGra1.pri scaffold_59_arrow_ctg1, whole genome shotgun sequence genomic window:
- the LOC137677430 gene encoding olfactory receptor 14J1-like — protein MSNGSSVTGFLLLVFTDTRELQLLHFWLFLCIYVAALLGNSLIITAIACDHRLHTPMYFFLLNLSLFDLGSISITVPKAMANSLWDTRAITFWGCTAQVFWLFFLVIAEYCLLTVMAYDRYVAICKPLHYGTLLDSRSCVHMAAAAWGSGFLYSVLHTANTFSLPLCHGNAVDQFFCEVPHILKLSCSDSYLREVGLLSFSAFPFLGCFVFIVLSYVQIFRAVLRIPSEQGRHKAFSTCLPHLAVVSLLVSTGVFSYLKPPSISSPSLDLVLAVLYSVVPPAVNPLIYSLRNQELKDALRKLSKHFFSSHRLRTFLCK, from the coding sequence ATGTCCAACGGCAGCTCCGTCACTGGCTTCCTCCTCCTGGTGTTCACGGACAcgagggagctgcagctcttgcacttctggctcttcctgtgtATCTATgtggctgccctcctgggcaaCAGCCTCATCATCACTGCCATAGCCTGTGACCACcgcctccacacccccatgtacttcttcctcctcaacctctccctcTTCGACCTGGGCTCCATCTCCATCACTGTCCCCAAAGCCATGGCCAATTCCCTGTGGGACACCAGGGCCATCACTTTCTGGGGATGCACTGCTCAAgtcttttggcttttctttttagttataGCGGAGTATTGTCTTCTCACCGTCATGGCCTATGACCGCTAtgttgccatctgcaaacccctgcactatgGGACCCTTCTGGACAGCAGAtcttgtgtccacatggcagcagctgcctggggcagtgggTTTCTCTATTCTGTGCTGCACActgccaatacattttcactaccaCTCTGCCACGGCAATGCtgtggaccagttcttctgtgaagtgcctcacatcctcaagctctcctgctcagacTCCTACCTCAGGGAAGTTGGGCTTCTTTCATTtagtgcttttccttttttgggatgttttgttttcattgtgctgtcttatgtgcagatcttcagggccgtgctgaggatcccctctgagcagggacggcacaaagccttttccacgtgcctccctcacctggctgTTGTCTCCCTGTTGGTCAGCACTGGAGTGTTTTCCTACCTGAAGcccccctccatctcctccccatccctggaccTGGTGCTGGCAGTTCTGTACTCAGTGgtacctccagcagtgaaccccctcatctacagccTGAGGAACCAGGAGCTCAAGGATGCCCTGAGGAAACTGagtaaacattttttcagcagCCATAGACTGCGTACCTTCCTCTGCAAATGA